In a genomic window of Amblyomma americanum isolate KBUSLIRL-KWMA chromosome 4, ASM5285725v1, whole genome shotgun sequence:
- the LOC144128784 gene encoding polyprenol dehydrogenase-like isoform X1, whose translation MNRSLWGRVTFHVEAWLKLHFIAAVYLFKECAQRIKAVFTSATPKTYCCVGKKTAVVTGGTRGLGLETVKSLLALNVRVIVGSSSPEQSQAAKECFEKCIPGSAVEILPLDLRSMSSVGTFAQEILRRNVVIDMLICGAGVMFTPYEVTEDGFESQLSINYLGHCLLTALLLPRLISAGTPKRMARIINVSSCVHKVAHINFDDIHGRTIYSSYFSYAQSKLAQVMFTQSLARYFRLERIPVTANCLHPGIVNTSLYERVVWAPLVSGIFFKTPEEGAQTSLYAALSPDVEGISGVYLEECSVSEPASQSKNRSLQDKLWKETWDCLQPWLPPAASPLATQPFLRT comes from the exons ATGAATCGGAGTCTGTGGGGGCGCGTGACGTTCCACGTTGAAGCGTGGTTAAAATTGCACTTCATTGCCGCAGTGTACTTATTCAAAGAGTGCGCGCAACGTATCAAAGCTGTGTTTACTTCAGCGACGCCAAAGACAT ACTGCTGTGtgggaaaaaaaactgctgtcgTCACAGGCGGAACGCGAGGTTTAGGATTGGAAACTGTTAAATCGTTGTTAGCGCTGAACGTGCGAGTGATTGTCG GAAGTTCTTCACCAGAGCAGTCTCAAGCTGCCAAGGAATGCTTCGAGAAATGCATCCCTGGCAGTGCAG TGGAAATACTGCCCCTCGACCTCAGGTCAATGTCGTCCGTGGGCACTTTTGCACAAGAAATCCTCAGGCGTAATGTAGTTATAGACATGCTTATCTGTGGCG CTGGGGTCATGTTTACACCATACGAAGTGACCGAAGACGGATTTGAATCGCAGCTAAGCATCAACTACCTTGGTCACTGTCTTTTAACTGCTTTACTGCTTCCAAGATTAATATCTGCTGGGACGCCAAAGAGGATGGCTCGAATTATTAATGTTTCCTCCTGTGTACACAAAGTAGCCCACATCAACTTTGATGATATCCATGGCAG aACAATCTATTCAAGTTATTTCAGCTATGCACAATCTAAACTAGCGCAAGTGATGTTCACACAGTCACTGGCCCGTTATTTTCGCTTGGAACGAATACCTGTGACGGCCAACTGCCTGCACCCTGGCATTGTGAATACAAGCTTGTATGAGAGGGTCGTCTGGGCTCCCCTAGTTTCTGGGATTTTTTTCAAG ACACCCGAGGAAGGAGCTCAGACGAGCTTGTATGCTGCATTATCTCCGGATGTGGAAGGCATCAGTGGCGTCTACCTTGAAGAATGCTCTGTGTCTGAGCCAGCTTCACAATCCAAAAACCGTAGCTTGCAAGACAAGTTGTGGAAGGAGACCTGGGACTGCCTACAACCTTGGCTTCCACCTGCAGCATCGCCTCTTGCCACTCAGCCATTCCTTCGTACCTAG
- the LOC144128784 gene encoding polyprenol dehydrogenase-like isoform X2, which translates to MNRSLWGRVTFHVEAWLKLHFIAAVYLFKECAQRIKAVFTSATPKTYCCVGKKTAVVTGGTRGLGLETVKSLLALNVRVIVGSSSPEQSQAAKECFEKCIPGSAVEILPLDLRSMSSVGTFAQEILRRNVVIDMLICGAGVMFTPYEVTEDGFESQLSINYLGHCLLTALLLPRLISAGTPKRMARIINVSSCVHKVAHINFDDIHGRHPRKELRRACMLHYLRMWKASVASTLKNALCLSQLHNPKTVACKTSCGRRPGTAYNLGFHLQHRLLPLSHSFVPSCLGVHYALSLQFLRGCLSV; encoded by the exons ATGAATCGGAGTCTGTGGGGGCGCGTGACGTTCCACGTTGAAGCGTGGTTAAAATTGCACTTCATTGCCGCAGTGTACTTATTCAAAGAGTGCGCGCAACGTATCAAAGCTGTGTTTACTTCAGCGACGCCAAAGACAT ACTGCTGTGtgggaaaaaaaactgctgtcgTCACAGGCGGAACGCGAGGTTTAGGATTGGAAACTGTTAAATCGTTGTTAGCGCTGAACGTGCGAGTGATTGTCG GAAGTTCTTCACCAGAGCAGTCTCAAGCTGCCAAGGAATGCTTCGAGAAATGCATCCCTGGCAGTGCAG TGGAAATACTGCCCCTCGACCTCAGGTCAATGTCGTCCGTGGGCACTTTTGCACAAGAAATCCTCAGGCGTAATGTAGTTATAGACATGCTTATCTGTGGCG CTGGGGTCATGTTTACACCATACGAAGTGACCGAAGACGGATTTGAATCGCAGCTAAGCATCAACTACCTTGGTCACTGTCTTTTAACTGCTTTACTGCTTCCAAGATTAATATCTGCTGGGACGCCAAAGAGGATGGCTCGAATTATTAATGTTTCCTCCTGTGTACACAAAGTAGCCCACATCAACTTTGATGATATCCATGGCAG ACACCCGAGGAAGGAGCTCAGACGAGCTTGTATGCTGCATTATCTCCGGATGTGGAAGGCATCAGTGGCGTCTACCTTGAAGAATGCTCTGTGTCTGAGCCAGCTTCACAATCCAAAAACCGTAGCTTGCAAGACAAGTTGTGGAAGGAGACCTGGGACTGCCTACAACCTTGGCTTCCACCTGCAGCATCGCCTCTTGCCACTCAGCCATTCCTTCGTACCTAGCTGTCTTGGTGTGCACTATGCTCTAAGCCTTCAATTTTTAAGGGGATGTCTATCTGTTTAA